The following are from one region of the Phormidium sp. PBR-2020 genome:
- a CDS encoding translation initiation factor, which produces MPNSALLTPLPPPTMKNRLVYSEFGDSNENAIARPTPELPPQEQHLRVQPTRKGRKGKTVTIVSGFQSRPETLKALLKSLKRQCGAGGSVKENTLEIQGDVVERVVALLHEAGYPAKRSGG; this is translated from the coding sequence ATGCCCAACTCCGCCTTGCTAACCCCTCTCCCCCCTCCTACCATGAAGAACCGTCTGGTTTACTCCGAATTTGGCGATAGTAACGAGAATGCGATCGCCCGCCCTACCCCAGAACTCCCCCCCCAGGAACAACACTTACGAGTTCAACCCACCCGCAAAGGACGCAAAGGGAAAACCGTAACCATTGTTAGCGGCTTTCAAAGTCGCCCCGAAACCCTGAAAGCCTTACTCAAATCCCTAAAACGTCAATGTGGTGCAGGTGGGTCCGTTAAAGAGAATACCCTAGAAATTCAGGGCGATGTCGTTGAACGGGTTGTGGCCCTATTACACGAAGCCGGGTATCCGGCCAAACGCAGTGGCGGCTAA
- a CDS encoding sulfatase-like hydrolase/transferase, whose translation MSMITRRHLINGVVAATAVGLGSNLLHGCGDRRTSHNQGRGRIGRANYPNILILLIDDLRPELNCYGRSEMISPNIDRLAAEGTLFERAYCQVPICGASRASTLSGARATPTRFGSDYQARKDVDMPNEPSLPRWFKDKGYRTISHGKIYHVIRDDADSWLEEPWRPQGMWGLESYVTPENRAIVKAHGGTYRAPIEMTNVADNIYADGRIADRTVRTFERLQDGHAPFFIATGLLRPHLPFNSPTPYWNLYQRENLSLADNPFRPAGAPDAALHNWGELRYYYGIPAEGPLMDDPSRRNFPAQRFDTLEEAMLATTYPLDYVLCVGEECQTPGDQLQERFHFEGGDEHLWVFEVLSTPSSESKQEL comes from the coding sequence ATGTCTATGATTACCCGTCGTCATCTCATCAACGGAGTGGTTGCAGCAACGGCTGTTGGTTTAGGCTCAAATCTCCTGCATGGCTGCGGCGATCGCCGTACCTCACATAACCAGGGTCGAGGTCGTATTGGTCGTGCCAACTACCCCAATATCCTAATCTTACTCATCGACGATCTACGTCCCGAACTGAACTGCTATGGACGTAGCGAGATGATCTCCCCGAACATCGATCGCCTGGCCGCCGAAGGCACTCTCTTCGAACGGGCCTATTGCCAAGTTCCCATTTGTGGGGCATCTCGGGCCAGTACGCTCTCCGGGGCCCGGGCCACCCCAACCCGCTTTGGCAGCGACTATCAAGCGCGTAAAGACGTAGATATGCCCAATGAACCGAGTTTGCCTCGCTGGTTCAAAGACAAAGGCTATCGAACAATCTCCCACGGCAAAATCTATCATGTCATTCGAGATGACGCAGACAGTTGGCTCGAAGAACCCTGGCGGCCCCAGGGAATGTGGGGACTAGAATCCTATGTCACGCCAGAAAATCGTGCCATTGTTAAGGCCCACGGGGGAACCTACAGAGCTCCTATTGAAATGACCAATGTGGCTGATAACATCTATGCTGATGGAAGAATTGCTGATCGCACCGTTCGTACCTTTGAACGTCTCCAAGACGGTCACGCACCCTTCTTTATTGCCACTGGACTCTTACGCCCTCATCTGCCATTTAACTCCCCAACCCCCTATTGGAATCTCTATCAACGGGAAAACTTGAGCCTTGCCGATAACCCCTTTCGTCCTGCTGGTGCGCCAGATGCAGCGTTGCATAATTGGGGAGAACTTCGCTATTACTATGGTATTCCAGCCGAGGGTCCCCTCATGGATGACCCCAGTCGTCGTAATTTTCCAGCCCAACGATTTGACACCCTTGAAGAGGCAATGTTAGCAACCACGTATCCTTTAGATTATGTTCTCTGTGTCGGCGAGGAATGTCAAACTCCCGGAGACCAGTTGCAAGAGCGTTTTCATTTTGAAGGTGGAGATGAACACCTCTGGGTCTTTGAAGTTTTATCAACACCGAGTTCCGAGTCCAAGCAAGAATTATAA
- a CDS encoding glycosyltransferase family 39 protein yields MVYSFVSFLELLLFCWGGFLILHYPGRRLSESLSLGIGLALIAVSFIFQAAFLIKLPEISIAIEILMAVGIIIATLKQTDVLKQLLRSFSLFFARNTAVVSLSFIPIAYAGIKSFFAPQESLDVLAYHLPRVSLFQAESTVLLDRVCKMHTAIFPVGADILPHLLLRFDTDIGVSFFSFLAYISIILGNYCLSRRYLSERGSLAVCLVIASLPQLFLQSWIAKNNIFTASAAMFCLLAVTRILDKPTSRNLFLVLLGLTFGVSAKTTFLAFALPFTIFFGISVIRKYGLRIWVYEIRQSWYWWLIGLIPLVVLSQLWLFIHNHIVWGNWSGPPAFVDFHKNQDGIIGGLANLVRFGFQFIDFLNITNVLLEQIASFSPVETLKSIYDSIFYPIFGEAALQSQRPFSMIWRVHQTHGGFGPLGLLIVIPSILASVRTRPAFTRNVALTLLSFLLIFCLSSAWSLYKIRMLVVFFACSGPCIANLFSRLVTHGRREVLLLLGTSFISISLLFYVSLYEQDLRVLNSYYPWRWSIQDSYWIQSDWGRDRLYSPNKFYGDERLETLANFFSEGSRVGLLTQNETRLHYYFIHIPQAEFKDICMDDVQQRAYPVQKFATLEEAISKTSSPLDYVLCVGDVCQTPGPKLRERFRFERNQEATIIFEVLPPQ; encoded by the coding sequence ATGGTCTATAGTTTCGTCTCTTTCCTAGAACTGTTACTATTTTGTTGGGGAGGATTCCTAATCCTGCATTATCCAGGGCGTCGACTGTCAGAGTCCCTAAGTTTAGGAATTGGCTTAGCCTTAATAGCAGTTTCATTTATTTTTCAAGCTGCTTTTTTAATTAAACTTCCTGAGATATCGATTGCCATAGAAATTCTCATGGCAGTTGGAATTATTATCGCAACTCTAAAACAAACAGATGTTCTCAAACAACTCTTACGGTCTTTTTCTCTATTTTTCGCAAGAAATACGGCTGTTGTTAGCCTATCGTTTATTCCTATAGCCTACGCTGGAATCAAATCATTTTTTGCGCCTCAAGAATCCTTAGATGTTTTAGCCTATCACTTGCCTAGGGTCTCTTTGTTTCAGGCTGAAAGTACGGTACTCCTGGATAGAGTATGCAAAATGCACACTGCAATTTTTCCAGTAGGGGCTGATATATTACCGCATCTTTTGTTGCGCTTTGATACTGACATAGGGGTTAGCTTTTTCTCGTTCTTGGCTTATATTTCAATTATTTTAGGAAACTATTGTTTATCTCGAAGATATTTATCAGAAAGGGGTTCCCTTGCAGTTTGCTTGGTAATTGCGAGTTTACCTCAGTTATTTTTGCAATCTTGGATTGCCAAGAACAACATTTTTACAGCATCTGCTGCTATGTTTTGCTTACTAGCAGTGACAAGGATTCTAGATAAACCAACATCCCGCAACTTATTTTTAGTGCTGTTAGGCTTAACATTTGGAGTCTCAGCCAAAACCACTTTTTTAGCATTTGCACTGCCCTTTACCATCTTTTTCGGCATATCTGTCATCAGGAAGTATGGATTACGAATCTGGGTTTATGAAATCCGACAATCTTGGTATTGGTGGTTGATTGGCTTGATTCCTTTAGTTGTCCTATCTCAATTGTGGCTATTTATCCATAATCATATTGTCTGGGGAAATTGGTCGGGACCTCCTGCTTTTGTGGATTTTCACAAAAATCAAGATGGTATTATAGGGGGACTTGCGAACTTAGTTCGTTTTGGATTTCAGTTTATTGACTTCCTCAATATAACCAATGTTTTGCTTGAGCAAATCGCAAGTTTTTCACCTGTGGAGACCCTAAAATCTATCTATGACTCTATTTTTTATCCTATCTTTGGTGAGGCAGCATTACAGAGTCAACGTCCCTTTTCTATGATTTGGCGAGTTCACCAGACTCACGGCGGTTTTGGTCCATTGGGTTTGCTAATTGTCATCCCCTCTATTTTGGCGAGTGTGCGAACTCGACCAGCATTTACCCGTAATGTAGCATTGACATTACTCTCCTTTTTACTGATTTTCTGCCTATCCTCTGCTTGGTCACTGTATAAAATCAGAATGTTGGTTGTTTTCTTTGCCTGTTCGGGACCCTGTATCGCTAATCTCTTTTCTCGACTGGTTACTCATGGTAGGCGAGAAGTATTACTGCTTTTAGGTACATCTTTTATCTCGATTTCACTTCTTTTTTATGTCTCATTGTACGAGCAAGATTTAAGAGTTTTGAATAGCTATTATCCTTGGAGATGGAGCATTCAGGACAGCTACTGGATTCAAAGTGACTGGGGGCGCGATCGCCTCTATTCCCCAAACAAATTTTATGGAGATGAGCGACTAGAAACGTTAGCTAATTTTTTTTCAGAAGGAAGTCGAGTTGGCTTGTTGACGCAAAATGAAACTCGTTTACATTACTATTTCATCCATATTCCTCAGGCTGAATTTAAAGACATTTGTATGGATGATGTCCAACAGCGAGCCTATCCTGTGCAAAAATTCGCAACCCTAGAAGAGGCAATATCTAAGACATCGTCTCCCCTAGACTATGTTCTCTGCGTTGGAGACGTATGTCAGACCCCTGGCCCCAAGTTAAGAGAACGTTTCCGGTTTGAGCGGAATCAAGAGGCAACCATTATTTTTGAAGTCTTACCGCCTCAGTAA
- a CDS encoding ferredoxin family protein, translated as MSHTILTNTCEGVADCVEACPVACIHEGPGKNKKGTAWYWIDFSTCIDCGICLQVCPVEGAIVDEERPDLQNTPE; from the coding sequence ATGTCCCATACTATTCTCACCAATACCTGCGAAGGCGTTGCCGATTGTGTCGAAGCCTGTCCCGTGGCCTGTATCCATGAGGGACCAGGTAAGAACAAAAAGGGGACGGCCTGGTACTGGATTGACTTTTCGACTTGTATCGATTGCGGAATTTGTCTGCAAGTTTGTCCGGTTGAGGGGGCGATCGTAGATGAAGAGCGTCCCGATTTACAAAACACCCCTGAGTAA
- the queC gene encoding 7-cyano-7-deazaguanine synthase QueC gives MAKTAIVLLSGGLDSSTVLYQAQADGYTCHAISFDYQQRHRRELQAARDIAQAAGVVNHQVVQFDLSQWGGSALTDASLDLPGDRTLAEMTQNIPITYVPARNTIFLSFALALAEVQQAERIYIGVNALDYSGYPDCRPDYIQSMQEAFRLGTKQGREGNPVSIETPLIHLKKTEIIQLGNQLGVPWEKTWSCYAGGEVACGVCDSCKLRRAAFDALNLTDPIPYAQ, from the coding sequence ATGGCTAAAACTGCGATCGTTCTCCTCTCCGGGGGCTTAGACTCCTCCACCGTACTCTATCAAGCCCAAGCCGACGGCTACACCTGTCACGCCATCTCCTTTGACTACCAACAGCGACATCGCCGGGAACTCCAAGCCGCACGGGATATCGCCCAAGCCGCCGGAGTTGTTAATCATCAGGTGGTGCAATTTGACCTTAGCCAATGGGGAGGGTCTGCCCTGACGGATGCTAGCCTAGATTTACCGGGCGATCGCACCCTCGCGGAGATGACCCAAAATATCCCCATCACCTACGTTCCCGCCCGCAACACCATCTTCCTCAGCTTCGCCCTGGCCCTAGCCGAAGTCCAACAGGCCGAACGCATCTACATTGGTGTCAACGCCCTCGACTATTCCGGCTACCCCGACTGTCGCCCCGACTATATCCAGTCCATGCAAGAAGCCTTCCGCCTGGGAACCAAACAAGGACGAGAGGGCAACCCTGTCAGCATTGAAACGCCCCTCATTCACCTCAAAAAAACCGAAATCATCCAACTGGGGAACCAATTAGGGGTTCCCTGGGAGAAAACTTGGTCCTGCTATGCCGGGGGTGAGGTAGCCTGTGGTGTCTGTGACTCCTGTAAACTGCGACGGGCCGCCTTTGACGCCCTCAACCTCACCGATCCCATTCCCTACGCCCAGTGA
- a CDS encoding CIA30 family protein codes for MKDDAILDSPNSPGVVLVAGATGGVGKRVVQRLHQQGIPVRGLVRNAQRGRELLGDEVDLVEADITLPETLTPKVFENIRAVICCTGTRVQPVEGDTPSREKYYQGVKFYLPEVAETPEYIEYQGVKNLVNAAKPYLKQRQNEKMIFDFRQPLPNFSSLWGAVDDVVMGGVSESGIRQISGAALFEGNVSTANSGGFASVRTRPLDQPLDLSAYEGIELRIRGDGNRYKFILRGDDRWDGISYCYSFDTVYNIWMTVRVPFAELIPNFRTKTIETGEPFPAETVTAFQLMLSKFEYDGALNPTFSAGPFRLELESMKAYGGPPLPQFIMISSAGVTRPGKPGLNLEEEPPAVRMNDQLGGILTWKLAGEDSVRESGVPYTIVRPCALTEDAGGKLLERDRGDTIKGQCSRNDIAQLCIDLLNEPEDTNTTFEVREK; via the coding sequence ATGAAAGACGACGCCATTTTAGATAGTCCCAACAGCCCCGGAGTTGTTCTCGTCGCCGGCGCCACCGGAGGCGTGGGCAAACGAGTGGTGCAACGACTGCATCAGCAGGGGATTCCCGTGCGGGGCCTTGTCCGCAACGCCCAACGGGGGCGAGAACTTCTTGGGGATGAGGTAGATCTTGTCGAAGCCGACATCACCCTGCCCGAAACCCTCACCCCAAAAGTCTTTGAGAACATTCGCGCCGTCATTTGCTGCACCGGAACCCGCGTGCAACCCGTCGAAGGCGATACCCCCAGCCGCGAGAAATACTATCAAGGGGTGAAATTCTATCTCCCCGAAGTCGCCGAAACTCCAGAATACATTGAGTATCAGGGGGTCAAAAACCTCGTCAACGCCGCAAAACCCTATCTAAAACAGCGGCAAAACGAAAAAATGATATTTGACTTCAGACAGCCCCTGCCCAACTTCAGCAGCCTCTGGGGAGCCGTTGATGATGTGGTTATGGGCGGTGTCAGCGAAAGTGGCATTCGTCAGATTTCTGGCGCGGCCCTATTTGAGGGCAACGTCTCAACGGCTAACTCGGGGGGGTTTGCCTCCGTGCGGACTCGTCCCCTAGACCAACCCTTAGACTTGTCCGCCTATGAGGGCATTGAGTTGCGAATCAGGGGAGATGGCAACCGCTATAAATTTATCCTACGGGGCGACGATCGCTGGGATGGCATTAGTTACTGTTACTCCTTCGACACGGTCTATAACATCTGGATGACCGTACGAGTTCCCTTTGCCGAGTTAATTCCCAACTTCCGCACCAAAACCATCGAAACCGGGGAACCCTTCCCCGCCGAGACCGTGACGGCGTTTCAACTGATGTTGAGCAAATTTGAGTATGACGGCGCACTCAACCCCACCTTTTCAGCCGGGCCATTCCGCTTGGAACTTGAATCCATGAAAGCTTACGGAGGGCCGCCGTTACCGCAATTTATCATGATCAGTTCAGCCGGGGTAACTCGTCCGGGGAAACCGGGCCTAAACCTAGAAGAAGAACCCCCAGCGGTGCGGATGAACGACCAACTCGGGGGGATTCTCACCTGGAAACTCGCCGGAGAAGACAGTGTGCGCGAGAGTGGGGTTCCCTATACGATTGTTCGTCCCTGCGCCTTAACGGAAGATGCCGGTGGTAAGCTCTTAGAGCGCGATCGCGGTGACACCATTAAAGGCCAATGTTCCCGCAACGACATCGCTCAACTTTGTATCGATCTCCTCAACGAACCGGAAGACACGAATACGACATTTGAGGTTAGGGAGAAATAG
- the rpsB gene encoding 30S ribosomal protein S2 — translation MAVITLAQLLECGVHFGHQTRRWNPRMSQYIFTDRNGVHIIDLVQTAQLLEDAYDYLRSAAEAGKKFLFVGTKRQAAAIIAQEADRCGAYYVNQRWLGGMLTNWTTIKTRVERLKELENLEESGNLDLRPKKEGAMLRRELFKLRKYLGGIKGMRKVPDIVILVDQRREYTAVQECHKLDLPIVSLLDTNCDPDAVDVPIPANDDAIRSIKLILGKLADAIYEGRHGELDSLSEDDYDDYSVDDFEDEDVDSDDASDDTSEEFSDSDSDETEQEPEKEAEKEAEPVAQAAQTAQSEEE, via the coding sequence ATGGCAGTTATTACACTGGCTCAACTCCTCGAATGTGGAGTTCACTTTGGACACCAGACCCGTCGCTGGAACCCCCGGATGTCTCAGTACATCTTTACCGATCGCAACGGGGTCCATATCATCGACCTGGTGCAGACGGCGCAACTGCTCGAAGATGCTTACGACTACCTGCGTTCAGCGGCTGAAGCGGGCAAGAAATTCCTGTTTGTAGGAACCAAACGCCAAGCGGCTGCCATCATCGCTCAAGAAGCCGACCGCTGTGGGGCGTACTACGTCAACCAACGTTGGTTGGGGGGAATGCTCACCAACTGGACGACCATTAAAACCCGTGTCGAACGCCTCAAGGAACTCGAAAACCTCGAAGAATCTGGGAATTTAGATTTGCGTCCCAAAAAAGAAGGGGCCATGTTGCGCCGGGAACTCTTTAAACTGCGCAAGTACCTCGGGGGGATTAAGGGAATGCGCAAAGTTCCCGATATCGTCATCTTGGTTGACCAACGCCGCGAATACACCGCCGTTCAGGAATGCCACAAACTCGATCTGCCCATCGTCTCCCTGTTGGATACCAACTGTGATCCTGATGCGGTCGATGTTCCCATTCCCGCTAACGACGATGCCATCCGATCGATTAAGCTAATATTGGGCAAACTGGCCGACGCGATTTATGAAGGTCGTCACGGTGAACTTGATTCTCTGTCTGAAGATGATTATGACGATTACAGCGTCGATGATTTTGAGGACGAAGATGTAGACTCCGATGACGCCTCTGATGACACTTCTGAGGAGTTCTCAGACTCTGACTCGGATGAGACCGAGCAAGAACCTGAGAAAGAGGCTGAGAAAGAAGCTGAGCCAGTGGCTCAAGCGGCTCAAACAGCCCAGTCTGAGGAAGAATAA
- the tsf gene encoding translation elongation factor Ts yields MAQISAKDVKELRDKTGAGMMDCKKALKESGGDSEKAIEWLRQKGMASASKKEGRVAAEGLVGSYIHTGGRVGVLIEVNCETDFVARRDEFQDLVRNIAMQVAACPNVEYVRVEDIPAEITEKEKSIEMGREDLAGKPENIREKIVEGRIGKRLKELALLEQPYIRDTNITVDELVKQMVAQLGENIRVRRFVRFVLGEGIEKEESDFAAEVAAQANVGKN; encoded by the coding sequence ATGGCGCAAATTTCAGCAAAAGACGTTAAGGAACTGCGCGATAAGACGGGCGCAGGGATGATGGACTGCAAAAAGGCTCTCAAGGAGAGTGGCGGCGATTCCGAGAAAGCCATTGAGTGGCTTCGTCAAAAAGGGATGGCTTCTGCGAGCAAAAAAGAGGGCCGTGTTGCAGCCGAAGGGCTAGTCGGAAGCTACATCCACACCGGTGGACGCGTGGGTGTTCTGATTGAAGTCAACTGTGAAACGGACTTCGTGGCTCGTCGTGATGAGTTCCAAGACCTCGTCCGCAACATTGCCATGCAAGTCGCGGCTTGCCCCAATGTGGAATATGTCCGCGTTGAGGATATCCCGGCGGAAATCACTGAGAAGGAGAAATCCATCGAAATGGGCCGCGAGGACTTAGCTGGAAAGCCGGAAAACATCCGCGAGAAAATCGTGGAAGGTCGGATTGGCAAACGGCTCAAGGAATTGGCTCTGTTGGAACAACCCTATATCCGGGACACCAACATCACCGTGGATGAACTGGTGAAACAAATGGTGGCACAGTTGGGTGAAAACATCCGTGTGCGTCGGTTTGTGCGCTTTGTTCTCGGTGAAGGTATCGAGAAAGAAGAAAGCGATTTCGCCGCTGAAGTGGCGGCCCAAGCGAATGTGGGCAAAAACTAA